Below is a genomic region from Pseudomonas svalbardensis.
GCCGGGCTGGGTAACCTGGGCGTCTCGGTGATGCAGTTCTGTGTACCGCTGGTGATTACCTTCGGCGTGTTCGGTTTCATGGGCGGCTCGCCGCAAGCATTGCCGGACGGCGGTCAGTTGTGGTTGCAAAACGCCGGCTTCATCTGGGTGCCGTTCATTGTCTTGGTGACGGTGCTGGCCTGGTTCGGCATGAATGACCTGTCCAGTGCCCGTGCTTCCTTCAGCGAGCAAGCGGTCATCTTCAAACGCAAACACAACTGGCTGATGTGCTGGTTGTACCTGGCGACCTTCGGTTCGTTCATCGGTTTCTCCGCTGCGTTTCCGCTGCTGATCAAAACCTCTTTTCCTGATGTCATCGCGTTGAAATTCGCCTTCCTCGGCCCGTTGGTCGGTGCGCTGGTACGCCCATTGGGCGGCTGGCTGGCGGACAAGCTCGGCGGCGCGAAGGTGACCTTGTGGAACTTCGTGGCGATGATCGTGATGGTCTTCGGCGTCATGCACTTCCTGCCGCAGGACGGTGAGCCCGGCAACTTCTACGGCTATCTCGGCATGTTCATGCTGCTGTTCATTACCACGGGCATCGGCAACGGCTCCACCTTCCGCATGATCCCGGTGATCTTCCGCACCCAGCACGAAAAGGCCTCGGCCGGAAAACCACCCGCCGTGCGCGAACAAGCGCTGAAGAATGCCGGCAAAGAGTCAGCCGCCGTCCTGGGCTTCAGTTCGGCCATGGGCGCCTTCGGTGCGTTCTTCATTCCCAAATCCTTCGGCACTTCGATGGCCCAGACCGGCGGCCCGGAGATGGCCTTCTACATGTTCGTCGGCTTTTACCTGAGCTGCATCGTGGTGACCTGGTGGTGGTACGCGCGCAAAGGCGCCGCGACACCCTGCTGAGTCGAGCCCGAATCCAACCATTGCGTGGGCGGGGCACAGACTCCGCGACAAAGCCTGAGAGGACTACACCGTGAGTCATTTACTGGATCAACTGAAGTTTTTCAATCGCAAGCAAAACGAGTTTTCCGACGGTCATGGCGAGACCCGCAAAGAGTCTCGCGACTGGGAGAACGTCTACCGTTCGCGCTGGCAGTACGACAAGATCGTGCGTTCCACCCACGGGGTGAACTGCACCGGTTCGTGCTCGTGGAAAATTTACGTCAAGAACGGCCTGATCACCTGGGAAACCCAGCAGACCGACTACCCGCGTACCCGTAACGATCTGCCGAACCATGAGCCCCGTGGCTGCCCGCGTGGTGCCAGTTACAGCTGGTACATCTACAGCGCCAACCGGCTCAAGTACCCGAAAATCCGCAAGCCGTTGCTCAAGCTCTGGCGCGATGCGCGGCAAACCATGGCGCCGGTCGAAGCCTGGGCCAGCATCGTCGAGGACAAAGCCAAGGCCGACTCCTATAAAAGCAAGCGCGGCATGGGTGGCTTCATTCGCTCCAACTGGGAGGAAGTCAACGAGATCATCGCTGCCGCCAACGTCTATACGATCAAACAGTACGGCCCTGACCGGATCGTCGGTTTCTCGCCGATTCCAGCCATGTCGATGGTCAGCTATGCCGCAGGCTCGCGTTACCTGTCGCTGATCGGCGGCGCCTGCCTGAGTTTCTACGACTGGTACTGCGACTTGCCACCGGCCTCGCCGATGGTCTGGGGCGAGCAAACCGACGTGCCAGAATCGGCCGACTGGTACAACTCCAACTACATCATCGCCTGGGGCTCCAACGTCCCGCAGACCCGTACCCCCGACGCGCACTTCTTTACCGAAGTCCGTTACAAGGGCACCAAGACAGTCGCGATCACCCCGGACTACTCGGAAGTCGCCAAACTCACCGACCTGTGGCTGAACCCTAAACAAGGCACCGATGCGGCGCTGGCCCAGGCGTTCAACCATGTGATCTTCAAAGAATTCCACCTGGACAAACCGAGCGCCTATTTCACCGACTACGCCAAGCGCTTCACCGATTTGCCGGTGCTGGTGCTGCTCAAGCAAATGGTCGACAAGGCACCAGGCGCCGGTTACCAGCCGGACCGCTTCCTGCGCGCCAGCGACCTGACCGACAACCTCGGCCAGGAAAACAACCCGGAATGGAAAACCATCGCCCTCGATGTCAGCGGCGAACTGGTGTCCCCTCAGGGTTCCATCGGTTATCGCTGGGGCGAGAAGGGCAAGTGGAACATCCTGCCTCGTGAAGGCGGCGAAGGCCGTGAGATCGATCTGAAACTGAGCCTGATCGGCGATGACGTCGCCGAAGTGGCGTTCCCGTATTTTGCCGGCGAGTCCCACGAGCACTTCCAGCACGTGGCCGGCGATGCCGTGCAATACCGCCGCGTGCCAGTGCATAACGTGGTGCTGGCGGACGGCAGCGTGGCCAAAGTCGCCACTGTGTTCGACCTGTCGGCCGCCAACCTGGCCATTGATCGCGGCCTCGGTGGCGAAAACGTCGCCAAGGATTACGACGACGCCTCGGTGCCCGGCACCCCGGCGTGGCAGGAGCAGATCACCGGCGTCAGCCGCGAGAAAGCCATCCAGATTGCCCGTGAGTTCGCCGACAACGCCGACAAGACCAAGGGCCGCTCGATGATCATCGTCGGCGCGGCGATGAACCACTGGTACCACATGGACATGAACTACCGCGGGCTGATCAACATGCTCATGCTCTGCGGGTGTGTCGGTCAGACCGGTGGCGGTTGGGCACATTATGTCGGTCAGGAAAAACTCCGCCCGCAATGCGGCTGGCTGCCCCTGGCGTTCGGCCTGGACTGGAACCGTCCGCCTCGCCAAATGAACGGCACCAGCTTCTTCTACGCTCACAGTTCGCAGTGGCGCCACGAGAAGATGAGCATGCACGATGTGCTCTCGCCGCTGGCCGATAAATCGCAATTCCCTGAGCATGCCCTGGACTACAACATCCGCGCCGAACGTGCCGGCTGGTTGCCCAGCGCACCGCAGCTCAACACTAACCCGCTGCACATTTGCCGCGACGCGGCTGCGGCCGGCATGGACCCGAAAGACTACGTGGTCAAGTCGCTGCAGGACGGTTCGCTGCGCTTCTCCTGCGAACAGCCGGACAGTCCGGTCAACTTCCCGCGCAACATGTTCATCTGGCGTTCCAACCTGCTGGGCTCCTCGGGCAAGGGCCACGAGTACATGCTCAAGTACCTGCTGGGCACCAAAAACGGAGTGATGAACGAAGACATCGGCCAGGTCGGCGATTGCAAACCTGAAGAAGCCGAATGGGTGGACGAGGGCGCCATCGGCAAGCTCGACCTGGTCACCACGCTGGACTTCCGCATGTCCTCGACCTGCGTCTATTCCGACATCGTGTTGCCGACGGCAACCTGGTACGAAAAAGACGACATGAACACCTCGGACATGCACCCGTTCATTCACCCGTTGTCGGCCGCCATCGACCCGGCGTGGGAATCGCGTTCCGACTGGGAAATCTACAAAGGCATCGCCAAGGCGTTTTCCAGCATGTCCGAAGGGCATTTGGGCGTTGAAAAGGACCTGGTGACCATCCCGCTAATGCACGACAGCGTCGGCGAGCTGGCCCAACCGTTTGGCGGCACCGACTGGAAAAGCGCCGGTGTGGCCCCGGAACCGGGCAAGAACGCACCGAACCTGCATGTGGTGGAGCGTGACTACCCGAACATCTACAAGCAGTTCTCGTCCCTCGGGCCATTGCTGGAGAAACACGGCAACGGCGGCAAAGGCATCAACTGGAACACCGAAGACGAAGTGAAATTCCTCGGTGAACTCAATCACAAAGAAGGCGATGCCGGTATCAGCCAGGGTCGGCCGAAAATCGACACGGCGATCGATGCCGCTGAAGTGATTCTGTCGCTGGCACCGGAAACCAACGGCCAGGTCGCCGTCAAGGCCTGGGCCGCGCTGTCGGAATTCACCGGCATCGACCACAGCCACCTGGCGCTGTCCAAAGCCCACGAGGCCATCCGTTTCCGCGACATTCAGGCACAGCCGCGCAAGATCATTTCCAGCCCGACCTGGTCGGGTCTCGAAGACGATCACGTCAGCTACAACGCCGGCTACACCAACGTTCACGAAGGAATCCCATGGCGCACCATCACCGGTCGCCAGCAGTTCTATCAGGATCACCCGTGGATGCAGGCGTTCGGCGAGCAACTGATGAGTTATCGGCCGCCGGTCAACACCCGCACCATCGAAGGGGTGAAAGGCAAGCGCAGTAACGGCCACAAGGAAATCGTCCTGAACTGGATCACCCCGCACCAGAAGTGGGGCATCCACAGCACCTACAGCGACAACCTGCTGATGCTCACCCTCAGCCGTGGCGGGCCGATTGTCTGGCTCTCGGAGAACGACGCGAAAAGCGCCGGTATCGAGGACAACGACTGGATCGAGTGCTTCAACATCAACGGTGCACTGACCGCCCGAGCGGTGGTCAGCCAACGGGTCAAGGACGGCA
It encodes:
- a CDS encoding NarK family nitrate/nitrite MFS transporter — translated: MSVLQKPDKGPVIHDWRPEDPAFWGRSGKQTATRNLWISIPALLLAFAVWMVWSTVIVRLNAIGFTFTTDQLFWLAALPGLSGATLRVFYSFMVPIFGGRRWTALSTASLLLPSIWMGFAVQDPSTSYSVFVLIALLCGFGGGNFASSMSNISFFYPKSQQGTALGLNAGLGNLGVSVMQFCVPLVITFGVFGFMGGSPQALPDGGQLWLQNAGFIWVPFIVLVTVLAWFGMNDLSSARASFSEQAVIFKRKHNWLMCWLYLATFGSFIGFSAAFPLLIKTSFPDVIALKFAFLGPLVGALVRPLGGWLADKLGGAKVTLWNFVAMIVMVFGVMHFLPQDGEPGNFYGYLGMFMLLFITTGIGNGSTFRMIPVIFRTQHEKASAGKPPAVREQALKNAGKESAAVLGFSSAMGAFGAFFIPKSFGTSMAQTGGPEMAFYMFVGFYLSCIVVTWWWYARKGAATPC
- a CDS encoding nitrate reductase subunit alpha — protein: MSHLLDQLKFFNRKQNEFSDGHGETRKESRDWENVYRSRWQYDKIVRSTHGVNCTGSCSWKIYVKNGLITWETQQTDYPRTRNDLPNHEPRGCPRGASYSWYIYSANRLKYPKIRKPLLKLWRDARQTMAPVEAWASIVEDKAKADSYKSKRGMGGFIRSNWEEVNEIIAAANVYTIKQYGPDRIVGFSPIPAMSMVSYAAGSRYLSLIGGACLSFYDWYCDLPPASPMVWGEQTDVPESADWYNSNYIIAWGSNVPQTRTPDAHFFTEVRYKGTKTVAITPDYSEVAKLTDLWLNPKQGTDAALAQAFNHVIFKEFHLDKPSAYFTDYAKRFTDLPVLVLLKQMVDKAPGAGYQPDRFLRASDLTDNLGQENNPEWKTIALDVSGELVSPQGSIGYRWGEKGKWNILPREGGEGREIDLKLSLIGDDVAEVAFPYFAGESHEHFQHVAGDAVQYRRVPVHNVVLADGSVAKVATVFDLSAANLAIDRGLGGENVAKDYDDASVPGTPAWQEQITGVSREKAIQIAREFADNADKTKGRSMIIVGAAMNHWYHMDMNYRGLINMLMLCGCVGQTGGGWAHYVGQEKLRPQCGWLPLAFGLDWNRPPRQMNGTSFFYAHSSQWRHEKMSMHDVLSPLADKSQFPEHALDYNIRAERAGWLPSAPQLNTNPLHICRDAAAAGMDPKDYVVKSLQDGSLRFSCEQPDSPVNFPRNMFIWRSNLLGSSGKGHEYMLKYLLGTKNGVMNEDIGQVGDCKPEEAEWVDEGAIGKLDLVTTLDFRMSSTCVYSDIVLPTATWYEKDDMNTSDMHPFIHPLSAAIDPAWESRSDWEIYKGIAKAFSSMSEGHLGVEKDLVTIPLMHDSVGELAQPFGGTDWKSAGVAPEPGKNAPNLHVVERDYPNIYKQFSSLGPLLEKHGNGGKGINWNTEDEVKFLGELNHKEGDAGISQGRPKIDTAIDAAEVILSLAPETNGQVAVKAWAALSEFTGIDHSHLALSKAHEAIRFRDIQAQPRKIISSPTWSGLEDDHVSYNAGYTNVHEGIPWRTITGRQQFYQDHPWMQAFGEQLMSYRPPVNTRTIEGVKGKRSNGHKEIVLNWITPHQKWGIHSTYSDNLLMLTLSRGGPIVWLSENDAKSAGIEDNDWIECFNINGALTARAVVSQRVKDGMVMMYHAQERIVNVPGSETTKTRGGHHNSVTRVVLKPTHMIGGYAQQAYGFNYYGTVGCNRDEFVVVRKMSKVDWLDGSSGDDLPRPLPTDIEEN